The proteins below are encoded in one region of Aeromonas jandaei:
- a CDS encoding NADH:ubiquinone reductase (Na(+)-transporting) subunit B, with protein MSFKQLLEKMEHHFEPGGKYEKYYALFEAAYTLFYTPGSVTRNASHVRDALDLKRMMIMVWLAVFPAMFWGMYNVGNQAIAAIAHMGSAAGASSWQYALATMLGASLDPAVAGIGSKMMIGAAHFFPIYLTAFLVGGFWEVLFAMVRKHEINEGFFVTSILFALIVPPELPLWQAALGITFGVVMAKEVFGGTGKNFLNPALAGRAFLFFAYPGQISGDAVWVAVDGYSGATALSQWAQGGQMALINGATGQAISWMDAFLGNLPGSIGEVSTLMILLGAAMIVYMRIASWRIIAGVMIGMIATSLLFNVIGSDTNPMFNMPWHWHLVLGGFAFGMAFMATDPVSAAFTNKGKWWYGALIGVMVVLVRVVNPAFPEGMMLAILFANLFAPLFDHFVAQANIKRRIARGV; from the coding sequence ATGAGTTTCAAGCAACTTCTTGAAAAAATGGAACACCACTTCGAACCGGGTGGAAAGTACGAGAAGTACTACGCCCTGTTCGAAGCGGCATACACCCTGTTCTATACCCCGGGTTCCGTAACCCGCAACGCCTCCCACGTTCGTGATGCGCTCGATCTGAAGCGCATGATGATCATGGTGTGGCTGGCCGTGTTCCCGGCCATGTTCTGGGGCATGTACAACGTTGGTAACCAGGCCATTGCCGCGATCGCCCATATGGGCTCGGCAGCCGGTGCCAGCAGCTGGCAATATGCGCTGGCGACCATGCTGGGTGCCTCCCTCGATCCCGCGGTTGCCGGTATTGGCAGCAAGATGATGATCGGCGCCGCCCACTTCTTCCCCATCTACCTGACCGCCTTCCTGGTCGGTGGCTTCTGGGAAGTGCTGTTCGCCATGGTACGCAAGCACGAGATCAACGAAGGTTTCTTCGTGACCTCCATCCTGTTTGCCCTGATCGTGCCGCCCGAGCTGCCCCTGTGGCAAGCTGCTCTGGGTATCACCTTCGGTGTGGTAATGGCCAAGGAAGTGTTCGGTGGTACCGGCAAAAACTTCCTGAACCCGGCGCTGGCCGGTCGTGCCTTCCTGTTCTTCGCCTACCCGGGCCAGATCTCCGGTGACGCCGTATGGGTTGCCGTCGATGGCTACTCCGGCGCAACCGCGCTGAGCCAGTGGGCACAGGGCGGCCAGATGGCACTGATCAACGGTGCAACCGGTCAGGCTATCAGCTGGATGGACGCTTTCCTGGGGAACCTGCCGGGTTCCATCGGTGAAGTCTCTACCCTGATGATCCTGCTGGGTGCAGCCATGATCGTCTACATGCGTATCGCCTCCTGGCGCATCATCGCCGGTGTGATGATCGGTATGATCGCCACCTCCCTGCTGTTCAACGTCATCGGTTCCGATACCAACCCCATGTTCAACATGCCGTGGCACTGGCATCTGGTGCTGGGTGGCTTTGCCTTCGGTATGGCCTTCATGGCAACCGACCCCGTCTCCGCCGCCTTTACCAACAAGGGCAAGTGGTGGTACGGCGCCCTGATCGGCGTGATGGTCGTGCTGGTTCGCGTAGTCAACCCGGCGTTCCCGGAAGGCATGATGCTGGCCATTCTGTTTGCAAACCTGTTTGCTCCCCTGTTTGACCACTTCGTCGCTCAGGCAAACATCAAGCGGAGGATTGCTCGTGGCGTTTAA
- a CDS encoding BolA family protein encodes MTMQQLIEAKLTAALSPSLLEVINESHMHRVEPGSESHFKVIIVSEQFAGERLLARHRQVNAILADELAGPVHALALHTYTGSEWQEKGNAPRTPSCVGKPSLS; translated from the coding sequence ATGACCATGCAACAACTGATCGAAGCCAAGCTGACCGCAGCCCTCTCCCCCAGCCTGCTGGAAGTGATCAATGAAAGCCACATGCATCGGGTTGAACCGGGCTCGGAGAGCCACTTCAAGGTCATCATCGTCAGTGAGCAGTTTGCCGGAGAGCGCCTGCTTGCCCGCCATCGCCAGGTCAACGCCATTCTGGCCGACGAGCTGGCAGGCCCGGTTCATGCGCTGGCGCTGCACACATACACTGGCAGCGAGTGGCAGGAGAAAGGCAATGCCCCGCGTACCCCGAGCTGTGTGGGCAAACCGTCGCTCTCCTGA
- a CDS encoding methyltransferase codes for MQTLLETPHCQLTLYRYPRLSQETLQAWDAADEYLINTLAEAPLEQAGPVIIMNDSFGALTAFLHDHAPCCVTDSYISERGILANLAENGLDVGGITLQDALAPLPVAPSLVVIKVSKYQALLEQQLLALREVVTPATRVIAAGKAKDIHTSTLKLFEKYLGPTRTSLAWKKARLIHCEPQADLPALANPFPTVWPLEGTDMLIHNHANVFSRTSLDIGARFMLDNLPIHSARQVIDLGCGNGVLGLSLLARDPEVEVTFIDESYMAVASARLNVEQNLADALPRARFMVNNCLDGIVAGSADRILCNPPFHQLQAITDHIAWQMFCDAHRVLPRGGELWIVGNRHLDYHNKLKRLFANAQVVASNSKFVILKAIKR; via the coding sequence ATGCAAACCCTTCTCGAGACGCCCCATTGCCAGCTCACGCTCTACCGTTATCCGCGCCTGAGCCAGGAGACCCTGCAAGCATGGGATGCGGCAGACGAGTATCTGATCAACACGCTGGCGGAGGCGCCGCTCGAGCAGGCTGGCCCCGTCATCATCATGAATGACAGCTTCGGAGCGCTGACTGCTTTTCTGCATGACCATGCTCCCTGCTGCGTGACCGACTCCTACATCAGCGAGCGCGGGATCCTGGCCAATCTGGCCGAGAACGGACTGGATGTTGGCGGGATCACCCTGCAGGATGCACTGGCGCCGCTACCGGTTGCCCCCTCGCTGGTGGTAATCAAGGTTTCCAAATATCAGGCGCTGCTGGAGCAGCAACTGCTGGCGCTGCGGGAGGTGGTGACACCGGCGACCCGCGTCATCGCAGCCGGCAAGGCGAAGGATATTCATACCTCGACCCTCAAGCTGTTCGAAAAGTATCTGGGGCCGACTCGTACCTCGCTGGCCTGGAAAAAAGCGCGTCTTATCCACTGCGAGCCGCAGGCTGACCTGCCGGCTCTGGCCAACCCCTTTCCGACCGTTTGGCCGCTGGAGGGCACCGACATGCTCATCCACAACCACGCCAACGTCTTTTCGCGCACCAGTCTCGATATCGGTGCCCGCTTTATGCTGGACAACTTGCCCATCCACAGCGCACGTCAGGTGATCGATCTCGGTTGCGGCAACGGCGTGCTGGGACTCTCGCTGCTGGCGCGGGATCCCGAGGTGGAGGTGACCTTTATCGATGAGTCCTACATGGCGGTTGCCTCGGCCCGGCTCAATGTGGAACAGAATCTGGCCGATGCGTTGCCGCGTGCCCGCTTTATGGTCAACAACTGTCTCGACGGCATCGTGGCCGGTTCGGCGGATCGGATCCTCTGCAATCCTCCCTTCCATCAGTTGCAGGCAATCACCGATCATATCGCCTGGCAGATGTTCTGCGATGCGCACCGGGTGTTGCCTCGGGGGGGCGAACTCTGGATAGTAGGCAACCGTCATCTGGACTATCACAACAAGCTCAAGCGTCTGTTTGCCAACGCACAAGTCGTTGCGTCGAACAGCAAATTCGTTATTTTGAAAGCCATCAAACGCTAA
- a CDS encoding YajG family lipoprotein encodes MKKSLLLLAALMLGGCATHWPETAMLNPQVIPANQQVYSGNRITMEGVDKREAAYVFSIKYKEKAPVLVNSERPLNLLMAERLAEGLRSQGLEVGNSGTTNLTLVISNAAVNVEEKTFTYVTKSRVSLQVIADFQGNRLTKQFNMSSSKESPSEPGMADLESTLNLQLGSALQQIMADEALRGYLKGQPATTGV; translated from the coding sequence ATGAAAAAGTCACTCTTGCTGCTGGCCGCCCTGATGCTGGGCGGGTGTGCCACTCACTGGCCGGAGACGGCGATGCTCAACCCGCAGGTGATCCCCGCCAACCAGCAAGTCTACTCTGGTAACCGCATCACCATGGAAGGGGTGGACAAGCGTGAAGCCGCCTATGTCTTCTCCATCAAGTACAAGGAGAAAGCGCCGGTGCTGGTCAACAGCGAACGCCCGCTCAACCTGCTGATGGCCGAACGGCTGGCGGAAGGGCTGCGCAGTCAGGGACTGGAAGTGGGCAACAGCGGTACCACCAACCTGACCCTGGTCATCTCCAACGCCGCGGTCAATGTGGAAGAGAAGACCTTTACCTATGTCACCAAGTCCCGTGTCAGCTTGCAGGTGATCGCCGATTTTCAGGGTAACCGTCTGACCAAGCAGTTCAACATGTCCTCCAGCAAGGAGAGCCCGAGCGAGCCGGGCATGGCGGATCTGGAATCCACCCTCAACCTGCAACTGGGTAGCGCACTGCAGCAGATCATGGCCGACGAGGCGCTGCGCGGTTATCTGAAAGGTCAACCTGCGACCACAGGGGTGTAA
- a CDS encoding peptidylprolyl isomerase, whose translation MKKLWLLAMLIAPLAFAGPKVKLETNHGNIVVELASKQAPQTVKNFLRYVADGSYDGSIFHRVIQDFVVQGGGYNQQFQQLPTYEPVVNESRGGLPNKRGTIAMARTQAVDSATRQFYFNLVDNNNLNADGGAGYTVFGQVVQGMEVLDKLAQVQTGYSPILRANDVPTSPIILKKVVLLAEPSVEKKAKK comes from the coding sequence ATGAAAAAACTCTGGTTGCTGGCCATGCTGATCGCCCCGCTGGCGTTCGCTGGTCCGAAAGTGAAGCTGGAGACCAACCACGGCAATATCGTGGTGGAGCTGGCATCCAAACAGGCACCGCAGACGGTGAAGAACTTCCTGCGCTACGTGGCGGATGGCAGCTACGATGGCAGCATCTTCCACCGGGTGATCCAGGATTTCGTGGTGCAGGGCGGCGGGTACAACCAGCAGTTCCAGCAGCTGCCGACCTATGAACCGGTAGTCAACGAATCCCGTGGCGGCCTGCCCAACAAGCGCGGCACCATCGCCATGGCCCGTACCCAGGCGGTCGATAGCGCCACGCGTCAGTTCTATTTCAATCTGGTCGACAACAACAACCTCAACGCCGATGGCGGTGCCGGTTACACGGTATTTGGTCAGGTGGTGCAAGGGATGGAAGTGCTCGACAAGCTGGCGCAGGTACAGACTGGCTACAGCCCCATTCTGCGTGCCAATGATGTGCCGACCAGTCCCATCATCCTGAAGAAGGTGGTGTTGCTGGCTGAACCCTCGGTAGAGAAGAAAGCCAAGAAGTAG
- a CDS encoding AmpG family muropeptide MFS transporter: MIRKPSWRESLAVYLEPRVLILFAMGFSSGLPLLLVFGTLSYWLREADVSLTDIGYMSWVALAYGFKWLWSPLVDRMPLPLLSTLLGRRRSWMLFSQLLIAGALVGMALCDPKSGLAHLALFALLVAFASATQDIVIDAYRIESAPERLQAAMAASYMTGYRLAMIIAGAGALALAAWFGSNNGYDYHGWQVTYLLMAALMSLGVITTLLCHEPEIDLAGQSQQQGERKALLLARGWPAPLASAGAWGYEAVWSPFADFFRRYGHSAMLILALIACYRVADVVMGVMSNSFYVDMQFSKTEVATITKVFGVIMTLVGAAVGGVLVMRFGTLRILFLGALLTASTNLLFALLHQVGHNLELLTLIISLDNLSAGIATAAFVTYLSSLTNVAFSATQYALFSSVMLLLPKLLAGFSGQIVEQIGYSAFFVGTSLLGLPVLLLIVLVARKGSALLSAADK, from the coding sequence ATGATCCGCAAGCCGAGCTGGCGAGAATCCCTCGCCGTTTATCTCGAACCAAGAGTGCTGATCCTTTTTGCCATGGGCTTCTCATCGGGTCTGCCCCTGTTGCTGGTCTTTGGCACCCTCTCTTACTGGCTGCGGGAAGCGGATGTCAGCCTGACCGATATCGGTTACATGAGTTGGGTGGCACTGGCCTACGGCTTCAAGTGGCTGTGGTCGCCACTGGTGGATCGCATGCCGCTGCCACTGCTCTCTACCCTGCTGGGGCGTCGCCGCAGCTGGATGCTCTTCTCCCAACTGCTGATCGCCGGTGCGCTGGTCGGTATGGCGTTATGTGATCCCAAGAGTGGGTTGGCCCATTTGGCGCTGTTTGCCCTGCTGGTGGCGTTTGCTTCAGCGACGCAGGATATCGTGATCGACGCCTATCGCATCGAGTCGGCACCGGAGCGGCTGCAGGCGGCGATGGCGGCCTCATATATGACCGGCTACCGCTTGGCGATGATCATCGCCGGTGCCGGCGCACTGGCGCTGGCGGCCTGGTTTGGCAGCAACAACGGGTATGACTATCACGGCTGGCAGGTGACCTATCTGCTGATGGCTGCGCTGATGTCCCTTGGGGTGATTACCACCCTCTTGTGTCATGAACCGGAAATCGATCTGGCGGGACAGAGCCAGCAGCAGGGGGAACGCAAGGCGCTGTTGCTGGCCCGTGGCTGGCCTGCACCGCTGGCCAGTGCGGGGGCCTGGGGTTATGAGGCGGTCTGGAGCCCCTTTGCCGACTTCTTCCGTCGCTATGGTCACTCGGCAATGCTGATCCTGGCGCTTATCGCCTGTTATCGGGTTGCCGATGTGGTGATGGGCGTGATGTCCAACAGCTTCTATGTGGATATGCAGTTCAGCAAGACCGAGGTGGCCACCATCACCAAGGTATTCGGGGTAATCATGACGCTGGTGGGGGCCGCCGTGGGTGGCGTGCTGGTGATGCGGTTTGGCACATTGCGCATTTTGTTTCTTGGCGCGCTGCTCACTGCCAGTACCAACCTGCTGTTCGCGCTGCTCCATCAGGTGGGCCACAATCTGGAGCTGCTGACGCTGATCATTTCCCTCGACAACCTCAGCGCCGGTATCGCGACCGCTGCCTTTGTCACCTATCTCTCGAGCCTTACCAATGTCGCCTTTTCGGCGACCCAGTACGCTCTGTTCAGCTCGGTGATGCTGCTGTTGCCCAAACTGCTGGCCGGTTTTTCCGGACAAATCGTGGAGCAGATTGGCTACAGTGCCTTCTTTGTCGGAACCAGTTTATTGGGCTTGCCTGTGTTGTTGTTGATTGTGCTGGTAGCCAGAAAGGGGAGTGCGTTGCTCTCAGCGGCTGACAAATAG
- a CDS encoding outer membrane protein OmpK has protein sequence MAKFTKTLIAAGLMAAAATPAFAADYSGDIHKNDFKWMQFNVMHTIDQRPFTAGQKDYNDTYLEMEFGGRSGMFDLYGYVDIFDILDNKHSDKHGGQNLFMKFAPRLSLDALTGKDLSFGPVQELYIANLNNMADGQMENQIGLGADVMVPWFGKVGMNLYARYSNENEFFRQEENSWNGYQFSMNWFKPFYTFGNGSFVSYQGYLDYQFDLDTYNRADRTTDNLATFHGIYWHSDRFAVGYGLKYFMDAYGNKDGSTAFDGTPWKSSGFSHYFDVTYKF, from the coding sequence ATGGCCAAATTTACCAAGACTCTGATCGCTGCCGGCCTGATGGCTGCTGCTGCCACTCCGGCCTTCGCTGCTGACTACAGCGGTGACATCCACAAGAACGACTTCAAGTGGATGCAGTTCAACGTAATGCACACCATCGACCAGCGTCCGTTCACTGCTGGCCAGAAAGATTACAACGACACCTATCTGGAAATGGAATTCGGTGGTCGTTCCGGCATGTTTGATCTGTATGGTTATGTCGATATTTTCGACATCCTCGACAACAAGCATAGCGACAAGCATGGCGGCCAGAACCTGTTCATGAAGTTTGCTCCGCGTCTGTCTCTGGATGCCCTGACTGGTAAAGACCTCTCCTTTGGCCCTGTGCAAGAGCTCTACATTGCCAACCTGAACAACATGGCTGACGGTCAGATGGAAAACCAGATCGGTCTGGGTGCTGATGTCATGGTTCCCTGGTTCGGCAAGGTTGGTATGAACCTGTACGCTCGTTACTCCAACGAGAACGAGTTCTTCAGACAAGAAGAGAATTCCTGGAACGGTTATCAGTTCTCCATGAACTGGTTCAAACCTTTCTACACCTTTGGCAACGGCAGCTTCGTATCCTATCAGGGTTACCTGGACTATCAGTTCGATCTGGATACCTATAACCGTGCCGATCGCACCACTGATAACCTGGCTACCTTCCACGGTATCTACTGGCACTCTGACCGCTTCGCTGTCGGTTATGGCCTGAAGTACTTCATGGATGCCTATGGCAACAAAGATGGCTCCACTGCATTCGACGGTACTCCGTGGAAGAGCTCTGGCTTCAGCCACTACTTCGACGTTACCTACAAGTTCTAA
- a CDS encoding YajQ family cyclic di-GMP-binding protein, producing the protein MPSFDIVSEVKMNEVLNAVDNANRELATRFDFRGVEASFELNKEEVKLEADADFQLKQMVEILRGALLKRNIENSSMDVGDSVHSGKRFHLTVKFKQGIDKEVAKKLVKLIKDSKIKVQAAIQGDEVRVTGKKRDDLQEVMAMVRGAELGQPMQFQNFRD; encoded by the coding sequence ATGCCGTCATTCGATATTGTCTCTGAAGTCAAAATGAACGAGGTGTTGAACGCCGTAGACAACGCCAATCGTGAACTGGCCACCCGTTTCGATTTTCGTGGGGTAGAAGCCAGCTTCGAGTTGAACAAGGAAGAGGTCAAGCTGGAGGCGGATGCCGATTTCCAGCTCAAGCAGATGGTTGAAATCCTGCGTGGCGCCCTGCTCAAGCGCAATATCGAAAACAGCTCGATGGACGTGGGCGATTCCGTTCACTCCGGCAAGCGTTTCCACCTGACCGTCAAGTTCAAGCAAGGGATCGACAAGGAAGTGGCCAAGAAGCTGGTCAAACTGATCAAAGATTCCAAGATCAAGGTGCAGGCTGCCATCCAGGGTGATGAAGTACGTGTCACCGGCAAGAAGCGTGACGACCTGCAAGAGGTGATGGCGATGGTGCGTGGCGCCGAACTGGGCCAGCCGATGCAGTTCCAGAATTTCCGCGACTAA
- a CDS encoding ketopantoate reductase family protein gives MPSGLKNSRQPATTQWSILGCGALGGVFASLLTQSGQSTRVLLREHHQSTLHPGFDFTSLEGHVQLLNIERGFASKPGKIKRLLVMTKASQVVAALAPLVGKLDAEVPIILLHNGMGIAEQVVAMFPHNPVIAGVTSHGAMQLGHFVFRHTGKGETWLGPVNEAARAHAALADELALALGQAGWDEQILQRQWQKLAINCAINPLTALHKLKNGELAGPRFADALQQVCVEVADVMSAQGIATTAEELLRRVMTVVELTADNYSSMCQDMELGRETEIEAITGFLLAKAAEHGIAVPVNQGLYQAVKEKSQTA, from the coding sequence ATGCCAAGCGGATTAAAGAATTCCCGACAGCCTGCCACCACTCAATGGTCCATATTGGGTTGCGGTGCTCTCGGCGGCGTTTTTGCCTCCCTGTTGACCCAAAGCGGTCAGTCAACACGAGTGTTGTTGCGCGAGCATCATCAATCCACCCTGCATCCGGGGTTTGATTTCACCTCGCTGGAAGGGCACGTTCAGCTGCTCAATATCGAACGTGGTTTCGCCAGCAAACCGGGCAAGATCAAGCGCCTGCTGGTGATGACCAAAGCCAGTCAGGTGGTGGCCGCACTGGCGCCGCTGGTTGGCAAGCTGGATGCCGAAGTGCCCATCATATTGCTGCACAACGGCATGGGGATTGCCGAACAGGTTGTTGCCATGTTCCCCCACAATCCGGTTATTGCCGGGGTGACCAGCCATGGTGCCATGCAGCTGGGCCATTTCGTGTTTCGCCACACCGGCAAGGGCGAAACCTGGCTCGGGCCGGTCAATGAGGCCGCCAGGGCTCATGCTGCTCTGGCTGACGAACTGGCACTGGCGCTCGGTCAGGCCGGTTGGGATGAGCAGATTTTGCAGCGTCAGTGGCAAAAGCTGGCCATCAACTGCGCCATCAACCCGCTGACTGCGTTGCACAAGCTGAAAAATGGCGAGCTGGCAGGCCCCCGCTTTGCTGATGCACTGCAGCAGGTCTGTGTCGAGGTGGCCGATGTGATGAGCGCACAAGGCATTGCCACGACCGCTGAAGAGTTGCTGCGCCGGGTGATGACTGTGGTCGAGCTGACCGCCGACAACTACTCCTCCATGTGTCAGGATATGGAGCTTGGTCGAGAGACCGAGATCGAAGCGATCACCGGATTCCTCCTGGCCAAAGCGGCCGAGCATGGCATCGCGGTCCCGGTCAATCAGGGACTCTATCAGGCGGTCAAAGAGAAGAGTCAGACAGCCTGA
- a CDS encoding DJ-1 family glyoxalase III: MSVLVLVAPGSEEIETVAIVDTLVRAQLEVVLASCCPLGKRQIKASRGVQLVADCHIDELAPRDFEAIVVPGGLPGSEVIRDTPLAIELLSAQASAGRWRAAICAAPAVVLHHHGLLDKACVTCHPAFQARLPATQLSTARVVRDEMHRLITSQGPGSAIEFALELVRVLRSDELAAAVAAPMVLP, translated from the coding sequence ATGAGCGTACTGGTTCTGGTTGCGCCCGGATCGGAAGAGATCGAGACGGTGGCGATTGTCGATACCTTGGTGCGTGCCCAGCTGGAGGTGGTGTTGGCCTCCTGTTGCCCGCTTGGCAAGCGCCAGATCAAAGCATCGCGCGGGGTTCAGCTGGTGGCCGACTGCCATATCGATGAGCTGGCGCCTCGTGATTTCGAGGCTATCGTTGTGCCGGGTGGCCTGCCTGGCAGCGAAGTGATCCGCGATACCCCGCTTGCCATCGAGCTGCTCAGTGCGCAGGCAAGTGCTGGTCGCTGGCGAGCTGCCATCTGCGCAGCTCCTGCCGTTGTGCTGCACCACCACGGCTTGCTGGATAAGGCTTGCGTGACTTGTCACCCCGCTTTTCAGGCTCGGTTGCCAGCAACGCAGCTCTCCACCGCTCGGGTCGTAAGGGATGAGATGCATCGCCTGATCACCAGCCAGGGGCCGGGCAGCGCCATCGAGTTTGCCCTCGAACTGGTGCGGGTGCTGCGTAGTGATGAGCTGGCTGCGGCGGTTGCAGCGCCTATGGTGTTGCCTTAG
- the dinB gene encoding DNA polymerase IV: protein MRKIIHIDMDCFFAAVEMRDNPALREVPLAIGGASERRGVISTCNYVARRFGVRSAMPTALAKKLCPPLVLLPGRMALYKDISRQLRAIFHRYTDQVEPLSLDEAYLDVTHSGCCGGSATLMAREIRHAIVTELGLTASAGVAPNKFLAKLASEQRKPDGLFIIRPDEVEAFTCLLPLGKLPGVGRKTAERLEAQGLFTCEDARALAPEELQSRFGKLGEMLTSRIWGLDEEPVQAQRVRKTVGVETTLASDLCDELACMEVLNRLLPELERRFQQVCPAEQLMGQGIKLKFADFHQTTVYRSQGGYQAELFIPLLKEGLLRAQGRSVRLLGLVVGLPKEGEVNQLSLDLL, encoded by the coding sequence ATGCGCAAAATCATCCATATCGACATGGACTGCTTTTTTGCCGCGGTGGAGATGCGGGATAACCCCGCATTGCGGGAAGTACCGCTGGCGATAGGGGGGGCGTCCGAGCGGCGTGGCGTCATTTCGACCTGCAATTATGTTGCCCGCCGCTTTGGTGTGCGCTCGGCGATGCCCACTGCGCTGGCGAAAAAGCTCTGTCCGCCGCTGGTGCTGTTGCCGGGAAGGATGGCGCTCTACAAGGATATTTCCCGCCAGCTAAGAGCCATTTTTCATCGCTATACCGATCAGGTAGAGCCCTTGTCGCTGGATGAGGCTTATCTCGATGTCACTCACAGTGGCTGTTGTGGTGGCAGTGCAACCCTGATGGCCCGGGAGATCCGTCATGCCATCGTCACCGAACTGGGACTGACCGCTTCGGCTGGCGTAGCGCCAAACAAGTTTCTGGCCAAGCTCGCCTCGGAGCAGCGCAAACCGGATGGTCTGTTCATTATCCGCCCTGACGAGGTGGAGGCGTTTACCTGCCTGCTTCCTCTTGGCAAGTTGCCCGGCGTCGGGCGCAAGACGGCAGAGCGGCTGGAGGCGCAAGGGCTGTTCACTTGCGAGGATGCCCGGGCACTGGCGCCTGAGGAGTTGCAAAGCCGGTTCGGCAAGCTGGGCGAGATGCTGACGAGCCGCATCTGGGGTCTGGATGAAGAGCCGGTGCAGGCACAGCGGGTTCGCAAGACGGTTGGCGTGGAAACCACACTGGCAAGCGATCTCTGTGATGAATTGGCCTGCATGGAGGTGCTAAATCGACTGTTACCCGAGCTGGAGCGCCGCTTCCAGCAGGTCTGCCCGGCAGAACAGCTTATGGGGCAGGGGATCAAGCTCAAATTTGCTGATTTTCACCAGACAACTGTTTATCGCAGTCAGGGAGGATATCAGGCCGAGTTGTTCATACCCTTATTGAAAGAGGGGTTGCTGCGGGCGCAAGGGCGATCGGTACGTCTGCTGGGGTTGGTGGTGGGTTTGCCGAAAGAGGGAGAAGTTAACCAACTATCGCTGGATTTGCTCTGA